From Venenivibrio stagnispumantis, a single genomic window includes:
- a CDS encoding rhomboid family intramembrane serine protease, whose amino-acid sequence MKLYPNARILTIIPPFIFFGFVLPAWFFVGYWFIMQVLFALITPTYMGGVAWYAHIGGFIAGWYLTDILYQPKKVKIYYRERL is encoded by the coding sequence ATGAAACTTTACCCAAATGCAAGAATATTAACTATTATTCCACCGTTTATTTTCTTTGGATTTGTTCTTCCTGCTTGGTTTTTTGTAGGATATTGGTTTATTATGCAAGTTTTATTTGCTTTAATTACCCCAACTTATATGGGTGGTGTAGCTTGGTATGCCCATATAGGTGGGTTTATAGCCGGCTGGTATCTTACAGATATTTTATACCAGCCAAAAAAGGTTAAGATTTATTAT